The Apodemus sylvaticus chromosome 5, mApoSyl1.1, whole genome shotgun sequence genome has a segment encoding these proteins:
- the LOC127684884 gene encoding endogenous retrovirus group K member 21 Pro protein-like codes for MDQMGIQPIPTDFRGPLPKGTVGLILGRSSLTMKGLVVHPGVVDQDYEGELQVLCSSPQGVFSISSGERIAQLVILPSLHDQYPSSGSPRGTRRFGSSGSDSAYLVVNLDTRPVLELLIEGKPFKGILDTGADKSIISSHWWPKSWPLTESSHPIRGLGYEASPTISSRLLRWRSLEGQLGEFTPFVLPLPVNLWGRDVLLGLRLTLTNEYSQQAVGIMRRMSYREGRGLGKEVQGRLDPLPQEGNVGRQGLGFS; via the coding sequence ATGGACCAGATGGGGATTCAGCCCATACCTACGGATTTTAGAGGGCCTTTGCCAAAAGGAACCGTAGGATTGATTCTGGGTCGCTCTTCCCTCACTATGAAAGGACTTGTTGTTCACCCTGGAGTTGTGGATCAGGATTACGAGGGGGAGCTTCAGGTTCTGTGCTCCAGCCCACAGGGTGTTTTCTCTATCTCATCAGGTGAAAGAATTGCCCAGTTGGTGATTTTACCTAGTCTACATGACCAGTACCCCTCCTCTGGCTCCCCTCGAGGGACCCGGAGGTTTGGCTCCTCTGGCAGTGATTCAGCCTACTTGGTAGTCAACCTCGACACCCGGCCCGTACTGGAGCTTCTGATAGAAGGAAAGCCCTTTAAGGGTATTCTAGATACCGGAGCAGACAAGAGTATTATCTCTTCCCATTGGTGGCCCAAGTCCTGGCCACTGACAGAATCGTCCCACCCCATCCGGGGGTTGGGCTATGAGGCGAGCCCCACCATCAGCTCACGCCTCTTAAGGTGGCGCTCCCTAGAGGGGCAGTTGGGAGAATTCACCCCCTTTGTTCTCCCACTTCCTGTTAATTTATGGGGGAGGGACGTGTTGCTAGGCCTGAGACTAACCTTGACAAATGAGTACTCGCAACAAGCTGTGGGTATCATGAGAAGGATGAGTTATAGAGAGGGGAGAGGATTAGGAAAAGAAGTACAGGGAAGGCTAGACCCACTTCCCCAAGAAGGAAATGTTGGAAGACAGGgcctgggtttttcctag